From Paenibacillus graminis, a single genomic window includes:
- a CDS encoding ArsR/SmtB family transcription factor, whose translation MEPAALEECDNTCNGSELEPESMALILPDRGTTDKMAEMFKALGDPTRVRMIYALSQRELCVHDLSSILDMGQSAVSHQLRYLRNLRIVKRRKEGKTVYYSLNDAHVEQIFLQTHEHIRHE comes from the coding sequence ATGGAGCCAGCGGCACTTGAAGAATGCGACAATACATGCAACGGTTCGGAGCTGGAACCGGAATCTATGGCGTTGATCCTGCCTGACCGCGGGACCACGGATAAAATGGCGGAGATGTTCAAGGCTTTGGGCGATCCAACAAGAGTACGGATGATCTATGCCCTGTCGCAAAGAGAGCTGTGTGTGCATGATTTGTCATCCATCCTGGATATGGGGCAGTCGGCGGTATCCCACCAGCTCCGCTATCTGCGCAATCTGCGGATTGTGAAACGCCGCAAGGAAGGCAAAACCGTGTATTATTCGCTGAATGATGCGCATGTGGAGCAGATTTTCCTGCAGACCCATGAGCATATCCGGCATGAATAG
- a CDS encoding cation diffusion facilitator family transporter: MNNHSHQGHAHEHHEHNGKQKHVHNDGHGHSHSGHSHSHAPNNKKGLLIALIITGGIMFLEFFGGLVTGSLALLSDSGHMLSDTASLALSLVAMIFAVKPPSLKNSYGYYRFEIMAALFNGVTLFVIAGFIIREAWQRFFEPPAVASGTMMIIAAVGLLANLISAWSLMRKSDTKENINVRSAYLHIMGDALGSVGALLAGLIMNLFSWYIADPIISVLVALLILRGAWGVLKQAFHILMEGTPVSVNTNDIKEALLNIDGVEDVHDLHVWTITSGLDALSGHLLIKDHADPHSILQKAINVVENHFAIQHTTLQIENSSVKHGELRV, from the coding sequence ATGAATAACCACAGCCACCAAGGGCATGCCCACGAGCATCACGAGCATAATGGGAAGCAGAAGCATGTACATAATGACGGACACGGACACAGCCATTCCGGTCACAGCCATTCCCACGCGCCAAATAACAAAAAAGGACTGCTGATCGCCCTGATCATTACCGGAGGCATTATGTTTCTCGAATTCTTCGGCGGATTAGTTACCGGCAGTCTGGCTCTGCTCTCGGATTCCGGGCATATGCTGAGCGACACCGCTTCATTAGCCTTAAGTCTTGTGGCAATGATTTTTGCCGTCAAACCGCCTTCATTGAAGAATTCCTACGGCTACTACCGGTTCGAAATTATGGCTGCATTATTCAACGGTGTTACGCTGTTTGTAATTGCCGGATTTATTATCCGGGAGGCCTGGCAGCGGTTTTTTGAACCACCGGCAGTGGCAAGCGGCACTATGATGATCATAGCGGCTGTAGGACTTTTGGCCAATCTGATCAGCGCCTGGTCCCTTATGCGCAAAAGCGATACCAAGGAGAACATCAACGTACGCAGCGCATACCTGCATATCATGGGTGATGCCCTCGGCTCCGTTGGTGCCCTGCTGGCAGGATTGATCATGAATTTGTTCTCCTGGTATATCGCCGATCCAATCATTAGCGTTCTGGTAGCGCTGCTTATCCTTAGAGGGGCCTGGGGGGTTCTGAAGCAGGCTTTCCATATTCTGATGGAGGGGACGCCGGTTTCCGTTAACACCAATGATATCAAAGAAGCCTTATTGAACATCGACGGGGTCGAAGATGTCCATGACCTGCATGTCTGGACCATCACATCCGGACTTGATGCACTCAGCGGACATCTGCTGATCAAGGATCACGCTGACCCCCATAGCATACTCCAGAAGGCAATTAATGTAGTGGAGAACCATTTTGCGATACAGCATACAACACTGCAGATCGAGAATTCTTCCGTGAAACACGGGGAGCTGCGGGTATAG
- a CDS encoding lactonase family protein: MQQPNEVLFYAGTYNSVDQDAIILGALNKDTGEMRILNSTKGIENPSYLAVNSSGTVLYAVSEKDEGEVYAYAIEPGSKALRLLGSRPTEGGAPCYVSISPQEDYIFVSNYSGGNVNIFPVEADGSLQEMSAQVKHTGSGLREDRQEAPHPHSVIPDRSGRHVLVCDLGLDQIVFYRVEDGKLATHREVPLPPGSGPRHLAGHPSGQWLYLINELNSTITVFASDEQSADLKILQNISSLPEHYAAGSDDTAADIHVSPCGRFLYASNRGHDSIAVFHIDASTGLLEAQDWVISGGRTPRNFAIIGGMLLAANQNSDNIVSFRIDRETGRLIPTGNELDLTSPVCLKLLNLQSD, from the coding sequence ATGCAACAGCCAAATGAAGTCCTATTTTATGCAGGAACCTACAACAGCGTTGATCAAGATGCGATTATACTGGGGGCTTTGAACAAGGATACCGGAGAAATGAGAATCCTGAACAGCACGAAGGGGATTGAGAATCCATCCTATCTGGCAGTGAACAGCTCAGGGACTGTGCTGTATGCCGTAAGTGAGAAAGATGAGGGCGAGGTCTATGCGTACGCCATTGAGCCCGGCAGCAAAGCGCTGCGCCTTCTGGGAAGCAGGCCAACGGAGGGGGGCGCTCCGTGTTACGTGTCTATTTCCCCGCAAGAGGATTACATATTTGTCTCCAACTATTCGGGAGGCAACGTCAACATTTTTCCGGTGGAGGCCGATGGCTCGCTTCAGGAGATGTCCGCCCAGGTAAAGCACACGGGGTCCGGGCTGCGTGAAGACCGGCAGGAAGCGCCTCATCCCCATTCGGTCATTCCTGACCGGTCGGGACGACATGTGCTTGTCTGCGATCTGGGCCTGGACCAGATTGTATTCTACCGTGTAGAGGACGGCAAGTTGGCTACCCATCGCGAAGTTCCGCTTCCGCCGGGTTCGGGTCCACGCCATCTGGCCGGACATCCGTCGGGACAATGGTTGTACCTGATCAACGAGCTGAACAGCACAATTACTGTGTTCGCGAGTGATGAGCAGTCCGCTGATCTGAAGATTCTGCAGAACATCAGCTCCCTTCCGGAGCATTATGCCGCCGGCAGCGACGACACTGCCGCCGACATTCATGTATCGCCGTGCGGCCGTTTCCTGTACGCCTCCAACCGCGGGCACGACAGCATCGCAGTGTTCCATATCGACGCATCCACGGGCCTGCTGGAAGCGCAGGATTGGGTCATTTCCGGAGGTAGGACGCCGCGGAATTTTGCCATTATCGGGGGGATGCTGCTTGCGGCCAACCAGAACAGTGATAATATTGTCTCCTTCAGAATCGACCGTGAGACCGGCAGACTCATTCCTACCGGCAATGAGCTGGATCTCACATCACCGGTCTGCCTGAAGCTGTTGAATTTACAATCGGACTAG
- a CDS encoding methyl-accepting chemotaxis protein gives MKAKERKTASVQTKWSLVILAIAIVPLLGTTIFFMQYFGGVTRSNSEELATKILEMNTSRIDEWLKSRTSAVQELIAQHPEFDTAQPQSIFPVVKILEESDNQSEGYSVINKDGLLTNTMNLTADMAKSAYFLKAKESLAPALGDMSYLEPLKKYIIPLLVPVVDKEQQFSGAIAFSVTPDILNEMSKSIHVAESGYGYVVSGKGDYYAYSDMSRIGKNMADYAKKPELKKAVTAMLSRESGSETYTGEDGKTIITYYKTIPGTDWKLMINVPKSEIFSKVNAAQRLATLLIIGIILLVTLISLYLTRMAVKPLVAISGVMKRVAEGHLSERVEVRSGDEIGQMSKSINDTVSSLSGIVGTIDTTVLQVAAAAEGLLEYANHSSNTSAEIATVIQEVAQGMEEQFKGSEQSARATEEMAVGLQRIAESSVSVSDQAETVSTEVHNGYLEIQSTLEQMTVITTTAGQTADLIQTLTQQSEHIGQIIDVISEIANQTGLLSLNASIEAARAGEHGRGFGVVANEVKKLAERTNASIVDIVDLIKQIQASTTNAAQSMEKSIAEIGDGMGKMKNVGISFEHIRSSIREVSLQIQDVSAINEEMSAGTEEITASVSDMLTIAKDSADNAQAVSHASSEQMELMKKVVSSAQSLNEMMTTLKGEIEKFR, from the coding sequence ATGAAAGCAAAAGAAAGAAAAACAGCATCCGTTCAAACCAAATGGTCGCTTGTGATTCTTGCCATTGCCATTGTGCCTTTACTGGGAACAACCATCTTTTTCATGCAGTATTTTGGCGGGGTAACCCGGTCGAACAGCGAGGAGCTGGCCACTAAAATATTAGAGATGAACACTTCGCGCATCGATGAATGGTTGAAGAGCAGGACCTCTGCCGTGCAGGAGCTTATTGCGCAGCATCCGGAGTTCGATACCGCGCAGCCGCAGAGTATTTTTCCGGTGGTTAAGATCCTTGAAGAGAGTGATAACCAATCGGAAGGCTACAGTGTCATTAACAAAGATGGCTTGCTGACCAATACGATGAACCTGACGGCCGATATGGCGAAATCCGCTTATTTCTTAAAAGCCAAGGAATCCCTTGCGCCGGCATTGGGAGATATGTCGTACCTGGAGCCGCTTAAAAAATACATCATTCCGCTGCTCGTTCCTGTAGTAGATAAGGAGCAGCAGTTTAGCGGGGCAATTGCGTTTTCGGTTACCCCTGATATTTTAAATGAGATGAGCAAAAGTATCCATGTGGCTGAGAGCGGCTACGGCTATGTAGTCTCCGGCAAAGGGGACTATTACGCATATTCCGATATGAGCCGGATCGGGAAAAATATGGCTGATTATGCCAAGAAGCCGGAACTGAAGAAGGCTGTCACCGCCATGCTCAGCCGCGAAAGCGGTTCGGAGACCTATACGGGTGAAGACGGAAAGACAATTATTACATATTACAAGACCATTCCCGGTACGGATTGGAAGCTGATGATCAATGTGCCGAAAAGCGAGATTTTTTCCAAAGTGAATGCGGCTCAGCGCTTGGCTACCCTATTAATCATCGGCATCATCCTGCTGGTGACATTGATTTCACTCTATCTTACCCGTATGGCGGTTAAGCCGCTTGTGGCTATCTCCGGTGTTATGAAAAGAGTGGCCGAAGGCCATCTGAGTGAAAGGGTGGAAGTCCGTTCGGGGGATGAAATCGGACAGATGAGCAAAAGCATCAATGATACGGTCAGTTCGCTGTCTGGAATTGTCGGTACGATTGATACCACCGTGCTGCAGGTAGCCGCCGCTGCCGAGGGGCTGCTGGAATACGCCAACCATTCTTCAAATACCTCCGCTGAGATTGCTACCGTCATCCAGGAGGTAGCGCAGGGTATGGAGGAGCAGTTCAAGGGATCGGAGCAGTCGGCCCGGGCTACCGAAGAAATGGCTGTGGGGCTGCAGAGAATTGCGGAATCCTCCGTAAGTGTGTCCGATCAGGCGGAAACGGTAAGTACAGAGGTTCATAACGGCTATCTGGAGATTCAATCCACGCTTGAACAAATGACGGTCATCACTACAACCGCAGGCCAAACTGCTGATCTGATCCAGACCCTGACGCAGCAATCGGAACATATCGGACAAATCATCGATGTCATCTCCGAGATCGCTAATCAGACCGGGCTGCTCTCGCTCAACGCTTCAATAGAAGCAGCCCGCGCAGGCGAGCATGGACGGGGCTTCGGCGTAGTGGCAAATGAAGTGAAGAAGCTGGCTGAACGCACCAATGCCTCGATTGTTGATATTGTCGATCTGATCAAGCAGATTCAGGCCTCCACAACCAATGCTGCACAGTCCATGGAGAAAAGCATCGCCGAGATTGGCGACGGTATGGGCAAAATGAAAAATGTGGGAATCTCCTTTGAACATATCCGTTCCTCTATCCGTGAAGTTTCGCTGCAGATCCAGGACGTTTCCGCCATCAACGAAGAAATGTCTGCGGGAACCGAGGAAATCACTGCTTCAGTCTCCGATATGCTGACCATTGCCAAGGATTCGGCGGATAATGCCCAGGCGGTATCCCACGCTTCTTCCGAACAAATGGAGCTTATGAAAAAGGTAGTCAGCTCGGCGCAATCCCTCAATGAGATGATGACCACGCTGAAAGGCGAGATTGAGAAATTCCGCTAA
- a CDS encoding L-lactate dehydrogenase, protein MKSKSRKVAIVGSGMVGSSCAYSMVNQAICDEIMMIDRTYDRAMAQALDLSHCMDFTGTRTKVYAGTSSDCAGMDVVILTAGANPKPGQSRLDVLDAAAVITKDIVTEIMAGGFDGIFVIAANPVDIVTYMVWKISGLPRHRVIGTGTSIDSSRLKTLLSEVFTIDPRSVNGYALGEHGESQFVAWSHVTIGGKPVLQIIEQHRERFSTLDLEDIARKTKDAGWEIFTRKGSTHFGIGSALAYITRSILNDEHKIIAVSAILDGEYGQSGVCAGAPAIIGRGGIQELLELNLSAEESKKLEASCSIIRRGIESLHLEEKV, encoded by the coding sequence TTGAAAAGTAAATCAAGAAAAGTGGCGATCGTCGGCTCGGGAATGGTCGGTTCCAGCTGTGCCTATTCCATGGTCAATCAGGCTATATGCGACGAAATCATGATGATTGACCGTACTTATGACCGCGCCATGGCACAAGCGCTTGATCTCTCGCACTGCATGGATTTTACCGGAACACGCACCAAGGTCTATGCCGGCACCTCCAGCGATTGCGCCGGAATGGACGTTGTCATTCTGACAGCGGGCGCCAATCCCAAGCCGGGACAGAGCAGACTGGATGTCCTTGATGCTGCGGCAGTGATCACCAAGGATATTGTTACCGAAATTATGGCCGGAGGTTTCGATGGCATCTTCGTGATTGCCGCCAATCCTGTTGATATTGTCACCTATATGGTATGGAAAATTTCCGGCCTGCCCCGCCACAGAGTCATCGGCACCGGAACATCTATTGACTCATCGCGGCTGAAGACGCTGCTGTCGGAGGTCTTTACCATCGATCCCCGCAGTGTCAACGGTTATGCGCTCGGGGAACACGGCGAGTCCCAGTTTGTTGCCTGGTCCCATGTGACCATCGGCGGCAAACCGGTTCTGCAGATCATAGAGCAGCACCGGGAACGGTTCAGCACACTGGATCTGGAAGACATCGCCCGCAAAACCAAGGATGCCGGCTGGGAGATCTTCACGCGCAAGGGCTCGACGCATTTTGGCATCGGCAGCGCGCTGGCTTACATCACCCGCTCCATCCTGAATGATGAGCATAAAATCATTGCCGTCTCCGCCATATTGGACGGGGAATACGGCCAAAGCGGTGTATGCGCCGGAGCACCGGCAATCATCGGCAGGGGCGGCATACAGGAACTGCTGGAGCTGAACCTGAGTGCAGAGGAATCCAAGAAGCTTGAGGCTTCCTGCAGCATTATCCGCCGGGGCATTGAGAGCCTGCACCTAGAAGAAAAGGTCTGA
- a CDS encoding alpha/beta hydrolase family protein — protein MGMNLEYVPVPAPAPQRPRLHKRILRELARRILDTYRYDTQLWRTALAGPWLICFLVFAAAVLGIPTGLGTAADVMLATCAATLVLAGAGNILAVLLALSGLRIPRLYAGSLLSASGAVLLVFYYADLELEAAAAVAGITVLLGGLGGLAIGLLRRRRFTMGLLLAAVVLASPLALSTRGNGDTLPEASVSGGSPAPIHAENPGEPGNYTFHSFTYGSGQDLHRSEYGDGAELITSAADASAYITSWPKLRTLFWGFDYSALPVNARVWMPDGAGPYPLVLMVHGNHMMEDYSEGGYAYLGEQLASRGFIAVSLDENFLNYSAWSGIPDNDFKVRTWMILKHLQQIGIFAGQSGNPFYQKVDYSRTALLGHSRGGQAVAMAADAGRWFKNDPALAATAQFHIASVIALAPTDKAIDDQQARLVDVNYLTLQGARDGDVHDFYGDRQYIRSSFTGAASSFKSSLYIADANHSQFNTSWGLYDQSLPAGLFLDRTDIMDGDAQRQIAKVYVTAFLETTLDGKEVYQDLFRDYRSGLQWLPGTAYYNRFQSGGDIVVATFDEDRNKHTLTGGTAEAAGLIWSEEAAKDRESKSKATNGLLLEHSAKDGGESYYSIKLKNSFASGLAGSGAAGLTFSMANRNADTKDTPDAAKTAASPDVEVELKDSNHAAARLPLNEVMDILPLPQTRFTLLPWLEERISDGKYGDLSEAVFQTYELPFERFVEEEPGLDPKKLSEITFYLRGEGDKIMLDDIGFYLKSTSMEGSKQTAIIQQTEK, from the coding sequence ATGGGAATGAATCTGGAATATGTGCCTGTACCTGCGCCCGCACCGCAGCGGCCACGGCTGCACAAGCGTATCCTTAGGGAGCTGGCAAGGCGCATTCTGGACACGTACCGCTACGATACCCAACTATGGCGAACGGCGCTTGCCGGACCCTGGTTAATATGCTTTTTGGTGTTTGCCGCAGCAGTTCTGGGCATCCCTACCGGCCTCGGAACTGCCGCCGATGTGATGCTGGCCACCTGTGCGGCAACCCTGGTCCTGGCTGGTGCCGGAAATATTCTGGCAGTGCTGCTGGCCCTGTCCGGACTGCGCATCCCGCGCCTCTACGCGGGCTCTTTATTGAGCGCTTCAGGAGCTGTCCTGCTAGTCTTCTATTATGCCGATCTGGAGCTTGAAGCTGCAGCAGCCGTTGCTGGAATCACCGTCCTGCTCGGCGGCCTGGGGGGCCTGGCCATAGGGCTCCTGCGCAGACGCCGGTTCACCATGGGACTGCTGCTGGCAGCCGTGGTGCTCGCTTCTCCGCTCGCCCTCTCTACCCGGGGCAATGGCGATACATTGCCTGAGGCGAGCGTATCCGGCGGAAGCCCGGCTCCCATCCATGCCGAAAATCCGGGAGAGCCGGGGAACTATACTTTTCACAGCTTCACTTACGGCAGCGGGCAGGATCTCCACCGAAGCGAGTATGGCGATGGGGCTGAGCTTATCACTTCTGCGGCAGATGCCTCTGCTTATATTACAAGCTGGCCCAAGCTGCGCACCTTATTCTGGGGCTTCGATTACAGCGCGCTTCCTGTAAACGCCCGGGTCTGGATGCCTGATGGCGCAGGACCTTACCCGCTTGTGCTGATGGTGCACGGCAACCATATGATGGAGGATTATTCAGAGGGGGGTTATGCCTACTTGGGCGAACAGCTGGCCAGCCGGGGGTTTATCGCGGTGTCTCTCGATGAGAACTTTTTGAACTATTCCGCCTGGTCGGGCATTCCGGATAATGATTTCAAGGTACGCACCTGGATGATCCTGAAGCATCTGCAGCAGATCGGCATTTTTGCCGGGCAATCCGGCAATCCTTTCTATCAGAAAGTGGATTATAGCCGGACTGCCTTGCTCGGACACAGCCGGGGCGGGCAGGCCGTAGCCATGGCTGCAGATGCCGGCCGCTGGTTCAAGAATGATCCTGCTCTTGCCGCAACCGCACAGTTTCACATCGCTTCGGTTATCGCGCTTGCTCCTACGGACAAAGCCATTGATGATCAGCAGGCCCGTCTGGTGGACGTTAATTACCTGACCCTTCAAGGTGCCCGCGATGGCGATGTGCATGATTTCTACGGAGACCGGCAGTATATCCGCTCTTCCTTTACGGGAGCCGCTTCGTCATTCAAAAGCTCGCTATACATCGCCGATGCCAATCACAGCCAGTTCAATACCAGCTGGGGGCTGTACGACCAGTCGCTGCCGGCGGGATTGTTTCTGGACCGCACGGATATTATGGATGGAGACGCGCAGCGCCAAATCGCCAAGGTCTATGTCACCGCCTTTCTGGAGACTACCCTGGATGGAAAGGAAGTCTACCAGGATCTGTTCCGCGATTACCGCAGCGGACTACAGTGGCTTCCCGGCACCGCATACTATAACCGGTTTCAGAGCGGCGGTGATATCGTTGTAGCCACCTTTGATGAGGACCGCAACAAGCACACCCTCACCGGCGGAACCGCGGAAGCAGCGGGGCTAATCTGGAGTGAGGAGGCCGCCAAGGACCGGGAATCCAAGAGCAAAGCCACTAATGGGCTGCTGCTGGAACACAGCGCAAAGGACGGCGGTGAGAGTTACTACAGCATCAAGCTGAAGAATAGCTTTGCGAGCGGGCTTGCCGGGTCTGGTGCTGCCGGGCTAACGTTCTCGATGGCTAACCGCAATGCCGACACCAAGGATACCCCGGATGCGGCAAAGACGGCGGCATCCCCCGATGTGGAAGTCGAGCTGAAGGACAGCAATCATGCAGCAGCCCGCCTTCCGCTGAATGAAGTGATGGATATCCTGCCTCTGCCGCAGACCCGGTTCACTCTCCTCCCCTGGCTTGAGGAGCGGATAAGCGACGGTAAATACGGCGATCTCTCGGAAGCCGTATTTCAGACTTATGAGCTGCCTTTTGAACGTTTTGTGGAGGAAGAACCCGGGCTTGACCCGAAAAAACTAAGCGAAATCACCTTCTACCTGCGAGGAGAGGGCGACAAAATTATGCTGGATGATATCGGCTTCTACCTTAAAAGCACCAGTATGGAAGGGTCCAAGCAAACCGCTATTATACAACAAACAGAAAAATAA
- a CDS encoding GlsB/YeaQ/YmgE family stress response membrane protein yields the protein MSFLWMLIVGGVIGWLAGLIMGRDIPGGVIGNIIAGILGSWLGGMLLGSWGPKISDFYVFPSLIGAIVLIFIVSLILRSVGGRSRS from the coding sequence ATGAGTTTTCTGTGGATGTTGATTGTTGGTGGCGTCATTGGTTGGTTGGCCGGTCTGATTATGGGCAGAGATATTCCGGGCGGTGTTATCGGCAACATTATCGCCGGTATTCTCGGTTCTTGGCTCGGCGGCATGCTGCTGGGAAGCTGGGGACCTAAGATCAGCGATTTCTATGTCTTCCCGTCACTTATCGGTGCGATTGTCCTGATCTTTATCGTCAGCCTGATCCTCCGTTCGGTCGGCGGACGCAGCCGTTCTTAA
- a CDS encoding CcdC family protein, whose protein sequence is MGNINPSLLHVGSTLGAVFMALMVIFIRLKASARPVTIRKIWIPPLGMSTGFAMFVVPEVRFPWWWAVAAFLVGWFIFAYPLMRSTKFEEREGLIYARRSKSFAFILLGLLLIRTVLHEFINQYISIPQSGGLFFILAFGMILHWRLFMYKRYIRLVPPQAHIPEPRG, encoded by the coding sequence ATGGGCAATATCAACCCTTCACTTTTGCATGTCGGTTCTACTCTGGGGGCTGTATTCATGGCACTGATGGTTATTTTCATCCGCCTGAAAGCTAGCGCGCGTCCGGTGACGATCCGCAAAATTTGGATTCCCCCGCTGGGCATGTCCACCGGTTTTGCCATGTTTGTTGTTCCCGAGGTCAGATTTCCCTGGTGGTGGGCGGTTGCAGCTTTTCTGGTCGGCTGGTTTATTTTTGCCTACCCTCTGATGCGCAGCACCAAGTTTGAAGAACGGGAAGGCCTGATTTATGCCCGGCGCTCCAAAAGCTTCGCCTTCATCCTGCTTGGACTGCTGCTGATCCGCACAGTGCTGCATGAGTTTATCAATCAATATATATCCATTCCGCAGTCAGGCGGTCTTTTCTTCATATTGGCCTTCGGCATGATTCTGCACTGGAGATTATTCATGTATAAGCGTTACATCCGGCTGGTTCCTCCGCAGGCCCATATCCCTGAGCCCCGGGGCTGA
- a CDS encoding heavy metal translocating P-type ATPase — translation MNVVQGNVRRQWMLEGLDCANCAMKIENKVKKIEGVTSCSVNFTMKMMTLETAAADAEAVSAEARRAVNILEPHVKVKEVKPAGVRRNLQPGPGPQHGHSHEAHAHTDAHGHSHEAHAHTDAHGHNREAHAHADAHGHSHEHGEGNTRRILLRLGAGAILAAAGMFLPVSGILELLVFLAAYLIVGGEVVWSAARNIVRGQVFDENFLMALATIGAFAIGEYPEGVAVMLFYQVGELFQGMAVNRSRRSITALMDIRPEFANLKEAGSLRRVAPEEVGIGDHIVVKPGEKVPLDGMIIEGSAMMDTSALTGESVPRTAEPGSKVLSGFINRNGVVTIAVTQTFGESAVSKILELVQNASNNKAKTENFITKFARGYTPVVVITALLLAVIPPLVLSGATFSDWIYRALVFLVISCPCALVVSIPLGFFGGIGAASKSGILVKGSNFLEALNDVKVVVFDKTGTLTKGEFKVTGTYPSEGFKENELLRTAAYAESHSSHPIAESIRAAYGKEIPGDAIADYNEISGHGIAVMVEGKAVLAGNARLMAREGIASRTPEQNGTVVHIAIDKQYAGYLVIADEVKEDSLQAVQALGRLGIHRTVMLTGDASTVAEAVGQQLGIEEIHAELLPQHKVEAIEKLEREKSQREKVIFVGDGINDTPVLARADVGIAMGGLGSDAAIEAADIVIMTDEPSKIATAVSIAKRTRTIVWQNIIFALAVKALFLLLGAFGIATMWEAVFSDVGVTVLAVLNSVRALQVPKSV, via the coding sequence TTGAATGTGGTTCAAGGTAATGTGAGACGTCAGTGGATGCTCGAAGGACTGGACTGTGCCAATTGCGCCATGAAGATCGAAAATAAGGTCAAGAAAATCGAAGGAGTAACGTCCTGCTCGGTAAATTTCACCATGAAGATGATGACCCTGGAAACTGCGGCGGCCGATGCCGAGGCAGTGTCCGCCGAGGCCCGGCGGGCGGTGAACATTCTTGAGCCTCACGTGAAGGTAAAGGAAGTGAAGCCGGCAGGGGTGCGCAGGAACCTGCAGCCAGGCCCCGGCCCGCAACATGGTCACAGCCACGAAGCGCATGCTCACACCGATGCGCATGGTCACAGCCACGAAGCGCATGCTCACACCGATGCGCATGGTCACAACCGCGAAGCGCATGCTCACGCCGATGCGCACGGGCACAGCCATGAACATGGGGAGGGCAATACCCGCCGTATCCTGCTGCGCCTGGGAGCCGGAGCCATCCTTGCGGCGGCCGGAATGTTCCTGCCGGTCAGCGGAATCCTGGAGCTGCTGGTTTTCCTGGCCGCTTACCTGATTGTCGGCGGCGAGGTCGTCTGGTCTGCTGCCCGGAACATCGTCCGGGGACAGGTTTTCGACGAAAATTTCCTGATGGCACTTGCAACGATAGGGGCCTTCGCTATTGGAGAATACCCTGAAGGCGTAGCCGTTATGTTATTCTATCAGGTTGGCGAGCTGTTCCAAGGGATGGCTGTCAACCGTTCCCGCCGCTCCATCACGGCGCTGATGGATATCCGCCCCGAGTTCGCTAATTTGAAGGAAGCCGGCAGTCTAAGACGTGTGGCGCCGGAAGAAGTAGGGATTGGCGATCATATTGTGGTCAAACCGGGGGAAAAGGTGCCGCTGGATGGAATGATTATTGAAGGCAGCGCGATGATGGATACTTCGGCGCTGACCGGGGAATCGGTCCCGCGTACAGCTGAACCGGGCAGCAAGGTGCTGAGCGGATTTATTAACCGCAATGGTGTGGTTACGATTGCGGTTACGCAGACCTTTGGGGAATCGGCCGTCTCCAAAATCCTGGAGCTGGTACAGAACGCCTCCAATAATAAGGCAAAAACAGAGAATTTTATCACCAAATTTGCCAGAGGCTATACACCTGTAGTGGTTATTACCGCGCTGCTGCTGGCTGTAATCCCTCCGCTCGTGCTGAGCGGGGCCACTTTCTCGGACTGGATCTACCGGGCGCTGGTGTTTCTCGTCATCTCCTGCCCCTGCGCGCTGGTCGTCTCCATACCGCTTGGCTTCTTCGGCGGCATTGGCGCAGCCTCCAAAAGCGGTATTCTCGTCAAAGGCAGCAACTTCCTGGAGGCCTTGAACGATGTTAAGGTGGTTGTGTTTGATAAGACAGGAACGCTCACCAAAGGCGAATTTAAGGTAACGGGGACCTACCCTTCGGAGGGCTTTAAGGAGAACGAGCTGCTCCGGACAGCCGCATATGCCGAGAGCCACTCCAGCCATCCGATTGCGGAGTCCATCCGGGCGGCTTACGGCAAAGAAATTCCCGGTGACGCTATAGCGGACTACAACGAAATATCCGGGCACGGCATTGCCGTTATGGTGGAGGGCAAGGCGGTACTGGCCGGGAACGCACGGCTGATGGCGCGTGAAGGCATTGCCAGCCGGACGCCTGAACAGAACGGAACAGTGGTCCATATCGCCATTGATAAGCAGTATGCGGGTTATCTGGTCATTGCTGATGAAGTAAAGGAGGATTCGCTTCAGGCGGTTCAGGCACTTGGACGGCTGGGCATCCACAGAACCGTAATGCTGACGGGCGATGCCTCAACGGTTGCGGAAGCCGTTGGGCAGCAGCTAGGGATTGAGGAGATTCACGCTGAACTGCTGCCACAGCACAAGGTCGAAGCTATCGAGAAGCTGGAGCGGGAGAAATCACAGCGGGAGAAGGTTATTTTTGTCGGCGACGGGATTAATGATACTCCGGTACTGGCCAGGGCGGATGTCGGCATCGCTATGGGCGGACTGGGCTCGGATGCGGCGATTGAAGCGGCAGATATCGTCATTATGACTGACGAACCGTCAAAAATTGCCACAGCGGTCAGCATTGCCAAGCGCACGCGCACCATCGTTTGGCAGAATATTATTTTTGCCCTGGCGGTGAAGGCCTTATTCCTGCTGCTGGGAGCTTTCGGAATTGCCACGATGTGGGAAGCCGTCTTCTCGGATGTGGGTGTGACTGTGCTTGCGGTGCTAAACAGCGTCCGGGCGCTGCAGGTTCCCAAATCTGTGTGA